Part of the uncultured Methanobrevibacter sp. genome is shown below.
GTGATATGAAATTTAAAGTGTAAAAAAATAATTTGAAAGAAGTCTATAAAATTTTACAGACTCAAAAAAAGGAATTTCTAAAATTCACCATTGCGGTCAACAACATGATTATCATTAAAAGGACAAGGTTTTACTGAAACATGCTTAATTTCAGGTATTTTTAAAATTTCTTTTTCAACTTTAAGTGAAAGTTCATATGCTTCCTCAGCAGTTAAATCAGCATCCATATGCACATGCATGGCAACAATCAGATATGATGAAAAATTATCAATTTTAATGTTATGTGCATTGCTTGCATAAGGAGAATCATCAACTATCTCTTTAATTCTGTCAATGATGCCGGTATCTACAGGGACACAACCCATAATATGCAAAATATTTTTTTTACCGATATCATATGCTGTTTTTAAAATCAATAATCCAATAACAAAACCTATAATTGGATCAAGAATTGGAAACCCCATTTTTGATACAACAACACCAATTAAAATAGCAACAGATGTGTATATGTCTGTTCTTTGATGATGCCCGTCAGCCTCAATAGCTGGACTGTTAATTTCCCGTCCTACTTTAATAATATATCTACTAATAATAAAGTTAAGAAATATTCCTAAAATAGCCATTATTATGACATAATTATCTGGCACTGCAATAGAATTTGGATGTTCAAGTTTATGATGTGCCATATCCATGATTTCAAAGCTTATAAATGTTAAAAAAATCACAATAGCAAGTCCGGCTAATGCTTCAGCACGGCCATAACCTTCAGGAAACCTCTCATCAGCAGGTCTTTGACTTACCTTAAATCCAACATATGCAATAACGGAAGTTACAATATCTGTGAATGTATGCAGTCCTTCAGCGACCAGCGCATAACTTCCACCAATCAACCCAACAACAATATTTAATATAGTCAATAAACAATTTGAACCTATAGCAACCATTGATGCCTTTTTTCCAGCCTTATCACGAACATCTCCCACAAAAAATCACCAAAATTATTTTATTTAAACTTTAGAATTAACACAATCAAAGAAAAATACATTAAAGTGCATTTAATATTGATATTAGATTTCTAAAAATAAATATTATGTATAGTAAATATATATTATCTATCATTAATAAAGTTTTAAAAATTAAACATGATAAAAAT
Proteins encoded:
- a CDS encoding cation diffusion facilitator family transporter, whose translation is MGDVRDKAGKKASMVAIGSNCLLTILNIVVGLIGGSYALVAEGLHTFTDIVTSVIAYVGFKVSQRPADERFPEGYGRAEALAGLAIVIFLTFISFEIMDMAHHKLEHPNSIAVPDNYVIIMAILGIFLNFIISRYIIKVGREINSPAIEADGHHQRTDIYTSVAILIGVVVSKMGFPILDPIIGFVIGLLILKTAYDIGKKNILHIMGCVPVDTGIIDRIKEIVDDSPYASNAHNIKIDNFSSYLIVAMHVHMDADLTAEEAYELSLKVEKEILKIPEIKHVSVKPCPFNDNHVVDRNGEF